A region from the Medicago truncatula cultivar Jemalong A17 chromosome 6, MtrunA17r5.0-ANR, whole genome shotgun sequence genome encodes:
- the LOC11428426 gene encoding uncharacterized protein isoform X2, whose translation MAGIAILVDLWRKNHNSAFQSSSAFSSSSSAAVAAAAAASFAAGTTFASRAFFRIPVAYCDAGATVSEDLISTIQSASERINNYDAERFSTKTYNVQPKPLFSAFELRSLAMTSIRSFLMHYLPLLEPRAEMEDDEDTFESLTEEQPEHRVDLVVPFKKSVKQIIRETSVVTTRRFLERIAVHYVSERMAWKLLKDVPRSATRKAARNMPTYVYFFSVGRTTFRGHMLGVAASWVVQVGMELYRFFRSIFSANDEDSNVDTTKQDTTKQVQLLGQKVALTSIRCSSSLVFASIGAGIGATLVRPSLGQWIGCAAGDLAGPIIVAFCADKAFQVAL comes from the exons ATGGCGGGAATAGCTATACTTGTAGATCTTTGGAGGAAGAATCATAATTCTGCTTTTCAATCTTCTTCcgctttttcttcttcctcttctgctgctgttgctgctgctgcAGCTGCTTCTTTTGCTGCTGGTACCACTTTTGCTTCAAGGGCTTTCTTTCG GATACCAGTTGCATATTGTGATGCTGGCGCCACAGTATCTGAAGATCTTATTTCTACTATacaaa GTGCTTCTGAAAGGATCAACAATTATGATGCTGAAAGATTTAGTACAAAAACGTACAATGTCCAACCTAAACCTCTATTCTCTGCTTTCGAATTGAGGTCACTTGCAATGACTTCAATAAGGTCATTCCTGATGCACTATTTGCCTCTTTTGGAGCCGCGTGCAGAAATGGAAGATGATGAAGACACTTTTGAAAGTCTTACTGAGGAACAGCCAGAGCACCGTGTTGATCTGGTTGTTCCCTTCAAAAAGTCTGTGAAGCAAATCATACGTGAG ACAAGTGTTGTGACGACTAGAAGATTTTTAGAAAGAATTGCTGTCCATTATGTTTCAGAGCGAATGGCTTGGAAACTTCTTAAAG ATGTTCCTAGATCAGCTACTCGCAAGGCTGCAAGGAATATGCCTACTTATGTTTACTTCTTTTCTGTGGGCAGAACAACATTCAGAG GACACATGCTAGGAGTTGCAGCATCATGGGTTGTCCAAGTAGGCATGGAATTGTATCGATTCTTTAGATCTATTTTCAGTGCCAATGATGAAGATAGTAATGTCGATACAACCAAGCAAGATACAACCAAGCAAGTTCAACTTCTCGGACAGAAGGTTGCCCTTACTTCAATAAGGTGTAGTTCATCTTTAGTTTTTGCCTCCATAGGGGCAGGGATCGGTGCTACCCTTGTTCGTCCATCACTTGGCCAGTGGATTG GATGTGCTGCTGGTGATTTGGCTGGTCCAATCATTGTAGCATTTTGCGCCGACAAAGCATTTCAAGTGGCACTTTAG
- the LOC11428426 gene encoding uncharacterized protein isoform X1 — protein sequence MAGIAILVDLWRKNHNSAFQSSSAFSSSSSAAVAAAAAASFAAGTTFASRAFFRIPVAYCDAGATVSEDLISTIQSASEDFISTIQSASERINNYDAERFSTKTYNVQPKPLFSAFELRSLAMTSIRSFLMHYLPLLEPRAEMEDDEDTFESLTEEQPEHRVDLVVPFKKSVKQIIRETSVVTTRRFLERIAVHYVSERMAWKLLKDVPRSATRKAARNMPTYVYFFSVGRTTFRGHMLGVAASWVVQVGMELYRFFRSIFSANDEDSNVDTTKQDTTKQVQLLGQKVALTSIRCSSSLVFASIGAGIGATLVRPSLGQWIGCAAGDLAGPIIVAFCADKAFQVAL from the exons ATGGCGGGAATAGCTATACTTGTAGATCTTTGGAGGAAGAATCATAATTCTGCTTTTCAATCTTCTTCcgctttttcttcttcctcttctgctgctgttgctgctgctgcAGCTGCTTCTTTTGCTGCTGGTACCACTTTTGCTTCAAGGGCTTTCTTTCG GATACCAGTTGCATATTGTGATGCTGGCGCCACAGTATCTGAAGATCTTATTTCTACTATacaaagtgcttctgaagatttTATTTCTACTATACAAAGTGCTTCTGAAAGGATCAACAATTATGATGCTGAAAGATTTAGTACAAAAACGTACAATGTCCAACCTAAACCTCTATTCTCTGCTTTCGAATTGAGGTCACTTGCAATGACTTCAATAAGGTCATTCCTGATGCACTATTTGCCTCTTTTGGAGCCGCGTGCAGAAATGGAAGATGATGAAGACACTTTTGAAAGTCTTACTGAGGAACAGCCAGAGCACCGTGTTGATCTGGTTGTTCCCTTCAAAAAGTCTGTGAAGCAAATCATACGTGAG ACAAGTGTTGTGACGACTAGAAGATTTTTAGAAAGAATTGCTGTCCATTATGTTTCAGAGCGAATGGCTTGGAAACTTCTTAAAG ATGTTCCTAGATCAGCTACTCGCAAGGCTGCAAGGAATATGCCTACTTATGTTTACTTCTTTTCTGTGGGCAGAACAACATTCAGAG GACACATGCTAGGAGTTGCAGCATCATGGGTTGTCCAAGTAGGCATGGAATTGTATCGATTCTTTAGATCTATTTTCAGTGCCAATGATGAAGATAGTAATGTCGATACAACCAAGCAAGATACAACCAAGCAAGTTCAACTTCTCGGACAGAAGGTTGCCCTTACTTCAATAAGGTGTAGTTCATCTTTAGTTTTTGCCTCCATAGGGGCAGGGATCGGTGCTACCCTTGTTCGTCCATCACTTGGCCAGTGGATTG GATGTGCTGCTGGTGATTTGGCTGGTCCAATCATTGTAGCATTTTGCGCCGACAAAGCATTTCAAGTGGCACTTTAG
- the LOC11430941 gene encoding DEAD-box ATP-dependent RNA helicase 46, with protein MAATATAAVGPRYAPADPTLPKPWKGLVDGKTGYLYFWNPETNVTQYERPSSSAAPLKTSSVPSSSVQVQQSSQGRGRSPDFSDRYDRNGNGGSNEGGSRNHQSSKGDSFSSHNNVANGTPAAGNGSSIKSQVPLETGPALSPDAYRRRHEITVTGDNVPPPVTSFASSGFPSEILREVQNAGFSAPTPIQAQSWPIALQSKDIVAIAKTGSGKTLGYLLPAFIHLKRTNNNAKMGPTVLVLSPTRELATQIQDEAVKFSKTSRIACTCLYGGAPKGPQLKDIDRGADIVVATPGRLNDILEMRRISLHQVSYLVLDEADRMLDMGFEPQIRKIVNGVPARRQTLMFTATWPKEVRRIAADLLVNPVQVNIGNVDELVANKSITQHIEVLTYVEKQRRLETILRSQDQGSKIIIFCSTKKMCDQLARNLTRQFGAAAIHGDKSQADRDHVLNQFRSGRTPVLVATDVAARGLDVKDIRVVVNFDFPTGVEDYVHRIGRTGRAGATGIAYTFFGDQDAKHASDLIKILEGANQRVPPELRELSSRGGGGFSRSKYRTGGRGDSGFGAKSYDSGYGGKGNDGGYGGRVGDSSYGGRGGYGSSAAFGRGGGRGFDNDSQRNDRDQSPDRGSSWSDRFKTVNRERSRSPVKGAPSQNAPVSFHQAMMQRSGGGSDRNKSFSRERSRSRSPQKGWGGSSGDGRNGGSHSYNGELEEGMIPDED; from the exons ATGGCTGCTACAGCAACTGCCGCAGTGGGTCCACGGTATGCCCCAGCAGATCCTACACTTCCCAAACCATGGAAGGGTCTTGTGGATGGGAAGACTGGCTATCTTTACTTTTGGAATCCTGAGACTAATGTCACTCAGTATGAAAGGCCTTCAAGCTCAGCTGCTCCACTGAAAACTTCTTCAGTGCCTAGCTCTTCTGTCCAGGTTCAGCAATCATCTCAAGGGCGTGGCCGGAGTCCTGATTTCAGTGATCGGTATGATAGGAATGGAAATGGTGGGTCAAATGAAGGTGGATCCCGGAACCATCAG AGTTCCAAAGGTGATAGTTTTAGCTCTCATAATAATGTTGCAAATGGAACACCTGCTGCTGGAAATGGTAGTTCTATCAAAAGTCAAGTACCATTGGAGACCGGACCTGCATTATCTCCAGATGCTTATAGACGGCGTCATGAGATCACTGTTACT ggAGATAATGTGCCTCCCCCTGTTACATCATTTGCGTCTTCTGGTTTTCCATCGGAGATTCTTAGAGAG GTACAAAATGCTGGGTTCTCAGCCCCAACGCCAATTCAGGCACAATCGTGGCCCATTGCACTTCAAAGTAAAGATATAGTTGCCATTGCTAAAACAGGTTCAGGGAAAACCTTGGGGTATTTACTTCCAGCCTTTATTCACCTCAAGCGTACTAATAATAATGCCAAAATGGGCCCCACTGTGTTGGTACTTTCACCAACAAGGGAATTGGCAACACAAATTCAAGATGAAGCTGTGAAGTTTAGTAAAACATCAAGAATTGCCTGCACT TGTTTGTATGGAGGAGCACCAAAGGGTCCTCAATTGAAAGATATTGACCGGGGAGCAGATATTGTGGTAGCCACTCCTGGTCGCTTGAATGATATTCTTGAGATGAGGAGAATCAGTCTTCATCAGGTCTCTTATCTAGTGCTAGACGAGGCAGACAGGATGCTGGACATGGGTTTTGAACCTCAAATTAGGAAGATTGTGAATGGGGTGCCTGCTCGCAGGCAAACTCTCATGTTTACTGCAACATGGCCTAAGGAGGTTAGGAGAATTGCAGCTGATCTGCTGGTTAATCCTGTCCAGGTGAACATTGGCAATGTAGACGAGCTTGTTGCTAACAAGTCTATTACTCAG CATATTGAAGTTTTGACATATGTGGAGAAACAGCGACGACTGGAAACTATTTTGCGGTCACAGGATCAAGGGTCAAAGATAATTATTTTCTGTTCTACCAAGAAAATGTGTGATCAACTTGCTCGTAATCTTACTCGCCAGTTTGGAGCTGCTGCTATTCACGGGGATAAATCCCAGGCTGATAGGGATCATGTGTTGAATCAGTTTCGAAGCGGAAGGACTCCTGTGCTTGTAGCCACAGATGTTGCAGCTCGTGGACTGGACGTCAAAGACATTAG AGTGGTTGTCAACTTCGACTTCCCTACAGGAGTTGAAGATTATGTTCATAGGATTGGTAGGACTGGGAGGGCTGGAGCTACTGGTATAGCTTACACTTTCTTTGGGGACCAGGATGCTAAACATGCTTCTGATCTCATCAAAATCTTAGAGGGTGCAAACCAGCGAGTTCCTCCAGAACTTCGTGAGTTGTCATCCAGGGGTGGTGGTGGCTTTAGCAGATCCAAATATCGTACTGGTGGTCGTGGTGACTCTGGATTCGGTGCTAAGAGTTATGACTCTGGGTATGGTGGAAAGGGTAATGATGGAGGATATGGCGGAAGAGTTGGTGATTCAAGTTATGGAGGAAGGGGTGGATATGGGTCTTCTGCTGCTTTTGGCCGAGGTGGAGGCCGTGGATTTGACAATGACTCACAGAG GAATGATCGTGATCAAAGCCCTGACAGAGGATCTAGCTGGAGTGATCGCTTTAAAACTGTCAATCGTGAACGCAGTCGTAGTCCTGTCAAGGGTGCACCATCTCAAAATGCCCCGGTCAGCTTTCACCAAGCAATGATGCAACGCAGTGGAGGTGGTAGTGATCGCAACAAGAGCTTTAGCCGGGAGAGAAGCCGCAGTCGGAGTCCTCAGAAAGGATGGGGAGGATCTTCAGGTGATGGAAGAAACGGTGGCTCTCATTCTTACAATGGAGAATTGGAGGAAGGGATGATTCCTGATGAAGATTGA